The DNA sequence CCATGCCGTCCTTCGTGCTCACCGAGGATCCAGACACCGACGAGCAGTACTACCGCGCCGAGGTCTTCCTGCGTCGCGGCGGTCAGTCCTACGACGTCTACGGCTACGACCAACAGGACATCATCAGCGACATCCTCGACCAGTTCGAGAAGTACCTGAACTTCCTGCATATCTCGCCCGGCAGCCTGCCCTGGAAGATGGGCGAACACGACGAGATGCTCAGCAACGAGCCCGACGCGCCGAAACCCACCCCGTGACGCGGCAAAACAGGGGAAGTTCATCTATATAGATACAGGGCCATTCGCCTTGCCACCCGGAAGGCTGCGACCAAACGGTCACCGTTCCGGCGACGGCGCCACGCTTGGCGCATGACCCGGCCCATGCTAGGTTTGCGCCTCGCCAGGAGGGCGAGCAGTCGGCCGGAGCGCAATTTACACAGAAAAGACCAGGCACAGCGCTGGTCCGAGAAGAGGAAGCTCAATGGCCGAGGCCATACCCGCCCTGGAAATTCGCAACCTGCACAAGCGTTACGGCGATCTGGAAGTACTCAAGGGCATCTCGTTGACTGCGCGCGACGGCGATGTGATTTCTATCCTCGGCTCATCCGGCTCCGGAAAGTCGACGTTCTTGCGCTGCATCAATCTGCTGGAAAACCCCAACGAAGGCGAAATTCTCGTCGCCGGGGAACAGCTGCACCTCAAGCGCGCCAAAGACGGCGACCTGGTTGCGGCAGACGCCAAACAGATCAACCGGATGCGCAGCAAGCTCGGTTTCGTATTCCAGAATTTCAACCTCTGGCCGCACATGAGCGTGCTCGACAACATCATCGAGGCACCGCGCCGGGTGCTCGGCCAGAGCAAGGCCGAAGCCACCGAAGTGGCTGAGGCGCTGCTGGCCAAGGTCGGCATCGCCGACAAACGCCACGTCTATCCAAACCAGCTTTCCGGTGGCCAACAGCAACGGGCTGCGATTGCGCGCACCCTGGCGATGCAGCCGCAGGTGATCCTGTTCGACGAGCCGACCTCGGCACTCGATCCGGAAATGGTACAAGAAGTGCTTGCAGTGATTCGGTCGCTGGCCGAAGAGGGTCGCACCATGCTGCTGGTCACCCATGAAATGAACTTCGCCAAACAGGTATCCAGTGAGGTGGTCTTCCTCCATCAGGGCCTGGTCGAAGAGCAAGGAACGCCGGAGCAGGTGTTCGACAACCCCCAATCGGCACGCTGTAAACAGTTCATGTCCAGTCATCGCTAATGGAGCAACACCGCATGAAAAGCTATAAGAAGATTCTGCTGACTGCCGCCGCCACCCTGATGCTCGGCGCCAATGCCTTTGCCGCCGACAAGCTACGCATCGGCACCGAAGGCGCCTACCCGCCCTTCAACCTGATCGACGCCAGCGGCCAGGTGGTCGGCTTCGATCTGGACATCGCCCACGCGCTCTGCGCCAAGATGGAAGTCGAGTGCGAAGTAGTGACCTCCGATTGGGATGGCATCATTCCCGCGCTGAACGCCGGCAAATTCGACTTCCTCGCCGCCTCCATGTCGGTCACCGAGGAACGCAAGAACGCTGTCGATTTCACCGACCACTACTACACCAACAAGCTGCAGTTCGTGGCGCCCAAGTCGGTGGACTTCAAGACCGACAAGGACTACCTGGACGGCAAAGTGATCGGTGCCCAGCGCGCAACCATCGCCGGCACCTGGCTGGAAGACAACATGGACGACGTGGTCGACATCAAGCTCTACGACACCCAGGAAAACGCCTATCTCGACCTGGCCTCCGGCCGCGTCGACGGCATCCTCGCCGACTCCTTCGTGCAGTGGGAATGGCTCAAGAGCGATGCCGGCAAGGACTTCGAATTCAAGGGCGAGCCGGTATTCGATGACGACAAGATCGCCATGGCCGTGCGCAAGGGCAACGATGAACTGCGTGAGAAGCTGAACAAGGCGCTGGCGGAAATCATCGCTGACGGCACTTACGAGAAACTCAACGCCAAGTACTTCCCCTTCAACATTTACTGATCCGTCTGAACCGAAGCCCGACCGCCAGATCTGGTAGGTCGGGCTTTGGTGTTTGAGCCCATATGATTCCCGACCTTCATGGATTCGGTCCGGCGCTGATCGCTGGCACCTGGATGACCATTCAGCTGGCCCTCGCGGCGCTGGCCCTCGGCCTTGTGCTAGGGCTGCTTGGTGCACTCGCCAAGACCTCTCCGTTCGCGACGCTGCGCTGGATTGGCGGCACTTACTCCACCATCGTACGCGGCATCCCCGAACTGCTCTGGGTACTGCTGATCTATTTCGGCACCATCGGCTTGGTACGCGGCATCGGTGAGATCTTTGGTATCGAAAATCTCGCACTCAGTCCCTTCGTCGCCGGCACCATCGCCCTCGGCCTTTGCTTTGGCGCTTATGCCACCGAGGTCTTCCGTGGCGCATTGCTGGCCATTCCCAAGGGTCATCGCGAAGCGGGACTGGCGCTGGGCCTGGGCAAGCGGCGGATCTTCATGCGCTTGATCCTGCCGCAGATGTGGCGCCTGGCCCTGCCCGGCCTGGGTAACCTGTTCATGATCCTGATGAAAGACACTGCGCTGGTATCGGTGATCGGCCTGGAAGAGATCATGCGTAGCTCCCAGATCGCCGTGACCGCCAGCAAGGAGCCCTTTACCTTCTTCGTGGTCGCCGCCTTCATCTACCTCGGCTTGACTGTCATCGCCATGACCGGCATGTACTTTCTCGAAAAACGTGCCGGACGCGGCTTTGTCAGGAGCGCGGCATGAGCTGGGAATTATTCATCAAGTGGCTGCCAGACTTTCTCGAAGGCGCCTGGCTTACTCTGCAGCTGGTCGGCGTTTCGGTCATCGCCGGGCTGATTCTCGCGTTGCCGCTGGGCATCGCACGGTCCTCGCGCATGCTTGCGGTGCGGGCACTGCCTTACGGGTACATCTTCTTCTTCCGTGGCACGCCGTTGCTGGTGCAGCTGTTTCTCGTCTATTACGGCATGGCGCAGTTCGAGGCCGTGCGCCAGAGTGTGCTCTGGCCGTATCTGCGTGATCCTTACTGGTGCGCGATCATCACCATGACGCTACATACCGCCGCCTATATCGCCGAAATCCTGCGGGGCGCGATCCAGAACGTGCCGGCAGGCGAGGTCGAAGCCGCGCGGGCGCTGGGCATGTCTCGCCCCCAGGCCCTTTGGCACATCATCCTGCCTCGCGCCGCACGCATTGGCCTGCCGGCCTACAGCAACGAGGTGATTCTGATGCTCAAGGCCAGCGCCCTGGCCAGCACCATCACCTTGCTGGAACTGACCGGCATGGCACGCAAGATCGCCGCACGCACCTATATGCATGAGGAAATGTTCCTCACCGCCGGCCTGATCTATCTGGTTATCGCCTTCGTGCTGATGCAGGGCTTCAAGCTGCTCGAGCGCTGGCTGCGGGTGGATGCCTGCCAGGGGCGCTGATCTCGATACATGCCTCTTCGCCTACGGAGCGAAGAGGCTTTCGCAGCTGAATCCTGTCCTATCCGTGCGGTCAGACGGACACCTGAACCAACCACGAGATCGCCCATGTCAGTCGATATTCAACGCATCGAAAAGGACCAGCTCGCCTGCTGGCGCATCCGCCGTGGCGACGACGAACTGCTGATCGCCGAACAGGGCGCGCAGATACTCAGCTACCGCCAGGGCGATGCGCCGCCCCTCATCTGGCTCAGCGAGGAAGCGGCCTTCCAGCAAGGCCAGTCGGTACGCGGCGGCGTGCCGATATGCTGGCCCTGGTTCGGCGATCTGGGGCGCAACCCCGAAGATGTGCAAGCGATGTATCAGGGCGAAGCCGAAGCACCCTTCCACGGACTGGTTCGCGGCCTGGACTGGCAGCTGGAGCAACAGCGCTGCGAAGGCGGCACCGCCGTCCTCGAATTCGTTTGCCCGCAAGCCCAGGGAGCGCTGCCCGGCTGGCCCCACAGGGTCGAACTGACGCTGCAGATCCGCCTCGACGAGCGCCTGCATATCGCACTGATCAGCCGCAATCTGGGCGCTCAGCCCGTCGCTCTCAGCCAGGCGCTGCACACCTATTTTGCCGTTGGCGATATCCATCAGGTGTCCGTGGAAGGCCTGGATGGCGCTCGCTATATCGACACCCTGGAAAACTGGCAGCATCGCCAGCAGCAGGGCGAGCTGCGCTACGAGGGCGAGACAGACCGCATCTACCTGGACCTACCGCCTACGCTGAGCCTGAGCGACCCGCTGCTGAATCGCCGGATTACTCTACAAACCCAGGGTTCGCGCTCGGCCGTGCTGTGGAATCCCTGGATCGCCAAGGCGCAGCGCCTGTCACAGTTCGCCGACGATGCCTGGCAGCGGATGGCCTGCATCGAAACTGCCAATGCGATGGACGACCGGGTACGCCTCGAAGCAGGCGACAGCCACACCCTCGCAGTCTCCATCAGCAGCGAATCACTCTAGGGGTCTACCGTTTTTTAGCATTGGATGCGCCCACTACCGGCGCTCTTCGTAGGGTGCGCTCCGCGCACCGAAAGCTGAGCTCAGTGGTAACCCCGCTCAGCTAACGAGTTCTTGATCTCGATATCTCGGTGCGCAGAGCGCAGAGCGCACCCTACGTCTGCCGCGGGTCGGGATCCAGCAGTACCAGCCGCTCTTCGAGCAATGCCGGAAACCGCTTGAACCACGTCTGGTTCAGCGGCGACGGATGCGGCAAGGGATAGAGCCTGAAGGCGCGCTTCGCACCGTCCGCCGCCTGCAGCTCGACCTCGACGGAAGCGCTGAAACGGCCCTCGCTCTGCCAGAACTGCTCGAGACGCTGGCGTACCTCGGCGGGCTGATCGATACCGAACCAGAGGAAGGCCTCGCGGCCTAGCGTGATGATCGCTTCGCCGTGCCAGCTTTCGATGAGCAACTGGCGCATCTGCGGAAGAAAGCGGCGCTTGACCTTCATCGACCAGGCCTTGTTGCCGACCGGCTTGTACGGCACGGTGTTGATCCAAAAGAATCTTTCACTGAGCGTACGCCCGGCTTCGAAGTCCGGCATGTCTTCGCCATGCAGATGCCGGTAGAGCACCTTGCGCACCAGTTGCCCGCCGCTGCCGATGAACGGCTCGCCATGGCGAACTTCCTCCCGTCCCGGATCACGACCGAAGAAGGCGATCGGCGCATCGGCGTCGCCCAGGCCGATGATGGGTTCGAGCGGGTCTTTACCGAAGCGCTGGTACACCTCGACATCAATACCCTCGGTATCTGCGGCGAGTTCGCGAAAAGCCTGGCGTTGCCCCTGATTCACAGTCACTGGCATTGGCCTCGTTCAAAAGTCGCTCTCGTCCACCAACGCCACGTTTGCGGCAGTCAGCGCGTATGCCGCATCGGCCAGATCATTGCTGACCGGCTCGATCTGCAGCATGCCGTCCACCCAAAGGGGCGCATAGATGTCTTCCAGCATGATGCCGGCCGGATAGCGAACCAACACGATCTGATTGGGTGGCGGCGGCGGAACGTGAATGCAAGCACCCGGATAAGGCACCAGAAAGAACTCGGTGCTGCGGCCCCTGCTGTCGGTTTCCAGCGGCACTGGATAACCGCCGAGGCGGATCTGCTGGCCGTTCAGTGATGGCACTGTCTTAGCCGAATACATTACCTCGGGTAAGCCGCGCCCTTGCTTGAGCCCACCCTGATCGCTGAAGCCATCGGTCTCAGGAGAGTCGTGCTCGATCTCTGGCATCTCCTCCAATGCCTTGCGGTCCTCGGCCGGCATCAGTTCGAGCCAGTCGAGTTCGTCCGGAGCCGCTTGAACGAGGGTTGAGACGCACAGCAAAAGAGGCAGGATGATCGAGCGCATGAGAACCGAGGGGTAGTGAAATCGGGGCCGCCCGAAGCGCGGCCCCGGACGAATCAGTGTTTACGGCTGGTCACCATGCCATAGATCACCAGCAGGATGATCGCACCGACCACCGCGCCGATAAAGCCGGCACCTTCGCCAGCCTCGTACAGGCCGAGCGCTTGGCCGCCATAGGTGGCGAGCAGCGAACCGCCGATACCCAGCAGGATGGTCATGATCCAGCCCATGCTGTCGTTGCCGGGCTTCAGGAAGCGTGCGATGAGGCCCACGATCAGGCCGATGATGATGGTTCCGATGATGCCCATTGGCAGTCTCCCTCAGGTCCGAAAAATACGCGTTACGTATCTTCGGACCGGAGAGGGGCTAGGCAGTTCGCCACTGAATACCCCAGGCCAGACGGCCGGTGATCAGTCGCGGTCGATCAGCGACTCGACCGCGGTGATCTGCCGATCAAGCGTGGCGCGGTCCGGGCAGCGCAACGTTGCGTGACCGACTTTGCGTCCGACCTTGAACGCCTTGCCATAGTGATGCAGGTGGCAGTCCTCGACCGCGATGACCTTCGCCACTGGCGGCACTTCGCCGATGAAGTTGAGCATGGCGCTTTCGCCCAGTTTCGCCGTCGAGCCCAGCGGCAAGCCGGCCACCGCACGCAGGTGATTCTCGAACTGGCTGCACTCGGCGCCTTCGATGGTCCAGTGACCGGAGTTGTGCACGCGCGGCGCTATCTCGTTGGCCTTGAGGCCGCCGTCCACCTCGAAGAACTCGAAGGCCAGCACGCCGACATAATCCAGCTCTGTCAGCACCCGCCCGACGTAATCCTCGGCCAGCGACTGCAGTGGATGATTGCTGCTGGCCACCGACAACCGCAGGATGCCGTCTTCGTGAGTGTTGTGGACCAGCGGATAGAAACAGGTCTCGCCGTCGCGAGCGCGCACGGCGATCAACGACACCTCACCGCTGAACGGCACGAAGCCTTCCAGAATGCACGGCACGCTGCCCAGCTCGGCAAAAGCACTGCTGACGTCGGACTGTTTGCGCAGCACCTTCTGGCCCTTGCCGTCATAGCCCAGGGTGCGCGTCTTGAGCACGGCCGGCAGGCCGATGCTGGCCGCGGCGGCATCGAGATCGGCTTGGGACTGGATATCGGCGAAGGCCGGCGTAGGGATGCCAAGGTCCTTGAACATCGACTTCTCGAACCAGCGATCACGGGCGATACGCAGCGCATCGGCGCTCGGATAGACCGGCACGAACTGCGAGAGGAAGGCCACGGTCTCGGCGGGCACGCTCTCGAACTCGAAGGTCACCAGATCCACTTCATCGGCCAGCTGACGCAGGTGATCCTGATCGCCATAGTCGGCACGCAGGTGCTCGCCGAGCGCCGCGGCGCAGGCGTCCGGCGCCGGATCGAGAAAGGCGAAGTTCATGCCCAGCGGCGTTCCTGCCAGGGCGAGCATGCGGCCGAGCTGGCCGCCACCGATCACGCCGATCTTCATTTATGCGTTCCTCGGATCCGGATTATCGAGCACGGTCTGGGTTTGTTCGTCGCGGAATTTCTTCAACGCAACGTGATATTCAGGGAATTCGTGACCGATGATGCTCGCCGACAATAAAGCGGCGTTGACCGCGCCCGCCTTGCCGATGGCCAGGGTCGCGACCGGCACGCCAGCGGGCATCTGCACGATGGACAGCAGCGAGTCGACACCCGAGAGCATCGACGATTGCACCGGTACGCCCAGCACCGGCAGATGAGTCTTGGCCGCGCACATGCCTGGCAGATGCGCCGCGCCGCCGGCACCGGCAATGATCACCCGTAGCCCCCGTTCTTCCGCCTGCTCGGCGTACTGGAACAGTAGATCGGGCGTGCGGTGTGCGGACACCACGGTGACTTCATGCGGAATGCCGAGTTTTTCCAGCATCTCGGCGGTGTGGCTGAGGGTGGACCAATCGGACTTGGAGCCCATGATCACGCCTACCAGTGCGGTCATCGTCGTGCCTCTCGTCGTGCGCTGCGCAGCGCTACAAAAACGACAAGCCACGCACTGGGAGCGTGGCTTGCATGCAGGGCAAACCAGCGAAGGCGCTGGTTCGAAGGCGCGGCATTATACCGGAAAGCCACGCATGTCGCGCCTGCGGCTTGACAGCCGGACGGCTGCATGAAGGCCGCTCATCTTCGATGCCGTAACGAATGTCACTAAGCGGAACACCGCACGCCTGCCACGACAATGACGAGCCCCGCCCCGAACGCTGGCAGGCAAGCCCTCATGATAGCCAGCGCTGCTTCCGGCCAGGCTTGGTATGCTCCTCGCGTACCGTATCGGAGGTGCCGTGTTCTCATTGAAGCGCCAGGGCGATTTTCGCCTGCAATTGAGCCGTACGCTGACCAAGCCGGGGCGTCATCAGGTCGAGCTGTACCTGTTCACCCCCCATGAGACCACCTTTTCCACCCGCGCCCTGACCGAAGAGCAGTTCTTTCACAGCGCCCTGACCCACCGCTTTCGGCTGCTGGGCCTGCCGGCCCAGGACCGGGCCAGCAAGCTGGATACCTCCTATTCGCTGCTGTCGCCGCACTACGAAATCATGCATGGGGCCTCGTTCTTCCAGTTCCAGGCGTCTTTGGATCGCCTGCGTCAGCAGTTGCAGGGCAAGGCGACAGCCGAGCCGCTGGCACGTGCCCTGCGGCTCAGCCAGAACTACGCCCAGCGCCTGCGCAAGGCCGAGCCGAAGCAGAGCAAGCAATCGCGCTACTTTCGCCAGGTGGATATCTATTTTTCCTGGCTCGCGGAACAGTTCCTGCTGGAAAGCATGACCCTGGAAGGCTACGCGGACCTCGACGAAGAGCTGCAACAGGCGGTGCACGAATTCCTCCATCAAGAACGCCGCTACCGCGCCGAACGTGACTATCTCAGCGACTTCCAGGGGGCACCGACCCGCGTCTGGAACCGCATGAGCCTTTATTTACGGCTGCTGGAGTACCCGGTGGTGCTGCGCCAGAAGCTCACCGAGCTGGGCGCCGGTACCCGCAAGCTGGTGAAGGCGGCTTCCACCATGCTGATCATGTCGCTGTTCACATACTTTCTGTTCAACGTGCGCGACGCCAGTCAGAAAATGTCCCTGGCGCTGCTGGTGGGTATCGCGCTGGTTTACGCGGTGCGCGACCTGCTGCGCGACGACCTGATCGACACCGTCACGCGCTGGCTGCGCAAGGGCAAGCCGCGCTGGAAGATCCGTCTGCTAATGCCCTACACCCAGGCGTCCATGGCCCAGCAGCTGGTCTGGCTCGACTACCGCAAGCTGTCCGAGCTGAGCAAGGCCGTGCGCGAGCATTCCGGCAAGTGGGCCACCAACGAGGAGCGGCAGATCGTCTGGTACCGCTCATGGCTGCACCTGGAAAAGGCGGCGCTGGTACAGGACGAGCTCCAGGAACGCCTTATCCTCGATTGCGAGCCGCTGTGCGCAATGATCCAGGCCAGCCATCAGCAACTGTTCGAGTGGAAGGAAGCAGAGGACCAGCCAGTGGCCATCCAGGCGCACACCATCGAAAAGCAGCACGACTACAACCTGCTGCTGGTGCATCGACAGCCGGGACAGGAAGCTACTGTGGCACAGCGCTGGACGCTGCGCCTGGGTGCCGGGGGCATCGTGCGTTGTGTGAACAAGTCGGTGAACTGGCCCGAGCTACCAAAACGACGCCTATGGCGGCGGGCCTGACTGCACGCTCCAGCCGCTCGCCAATGCCGCATGAATGGTCGCTGACAGAACTGCGACACAAATCTCGTCGCTACCCGCCACCCTCCAACCGGCGCCACAGCAGCCGCACCGCCGCCTTGCGCACCAGCGCGCAGCGATACAGGCGGATTTCCAGCGGCAGGCGCCAGGTTTCGTCGGCGCACTCCACCAATTCGCCGCGCTGCAGTTCGGCGGTGATGCTCAGGCGCGGCACCCAGGCTACGCCGAGGCCTTGCAAAGCCATGCTTTTCAGGCTGTCGGCCATGGCGGTTTCGTACACCGTGGTGTAGCGCAGCCGGCGCTGGCGCAGCAGGCCGTTGACCGAGCGACCGAGAAACGCGCCGGCACTGTAGGCCAGTAGCGGCACGCTCTGGCCACTGTTCAGGTCGAATAACGGGCTGCCCTGCCTATCGACGGCGCAGATCGGCAACATCTCGCTGTTGGCCAAGTGCTGGGAGGGGAAGATGTCCGCATCCAGCTGCAGCGCGGCGTCGGGATCGTGATAAGCCAGCATCAGGTCACAGGCACCTTCGCGCAGGGCGTGCACCGCTTCGCCCACATTGGTCGCCATCAGGCGGGTGCTGGGGCTCAGGCCCAGCTCACGCAGGCCGGCAATCCATTGTGGAAAAAACCCAAGCGCCAGCGAGTGTGCCGCCGAAACCTGCAGCACCTCGCCCTGCTGGCCTTCCAGGTGATGCAGGTGACGCAGCACCTCGCCGAGCTGTTCGACCAGGCTACGTGCAGTGATCAGAAACAGCTGACCGGCCTCGGTCAACTCGATCGGCGTTCGCGTGCGGTTCACCAGTGTGATGCCGAGGCTATTCTCGAGACTGCGAATGCGGCGGCTGAACGCCGGCTGGGTCACGAAGCGCCGCTCGGCCGCTTGGGAAAAACTTCGCGTTGCCGCCAGAGTGACGAAGTCTTCCAGCCATTTCGTTTCGATGTTCATGCCGGCTCCTGGCAGGCGTGGGAAAGGTCCGATCGTGCGTCGCAATAACGCTCCAGAGCGAAACGGCGTCACATCATCGTTATGCCGATCATGCATGACCCAGCGTTTAACGGCATTGGCCGGAAATGGGCCTCAGGCCCTATGGTAGCGGCCTTCGCGGCTAATGCCGCTTTCTCTCGGAAGAGATTCCTCATGTCCTCCGCTGCATCGTTCCGACTCGAAAAAGACCTGCTCGGCTCCCTTGAAGTACCCGCTGACGCCTACTACGGCATCCAAACCCTGCGCGCCGTTCATAACTTCCGCCTCTCCGGCGTGCCGCTGGCGCATTACCCGAAACTGGTGGTCGCGCTGGCGATGGTCAAGCAGGCAGCAGCGGATGCCAACCGCGAGTTGGGCCATCTGAGCGACGCCAAGCACCTGGCCATCAGCCAGGCCTGCGCGCAGCTAATTCGTGGTGATTTTCACGACCAGTTCGTGGTGGACATGATCCAGGGCGGCGCCGGCACCTCGACCAACATGAACGCCAACGAGGTGATCGCCAACCTGGCGCTGGAATACATGGGCCATGCCAAGGGCGAGTATCGCCACCTGCACCCGAACAACGACGTGAACATGGCGCAGTCGACCAACGATGCCTACCCCACGGCCATTCGCCTGGGCCTGCTGCTCGGCCACGACACCCTGCTGGCCAGCCTAGACAGCCTGGTCGGCGCCTTCGCCGACAAGGGTGCGGAATTCGCCCACGTGCTCAAGATGGGCCGCACCCAGCTGCAGGACGCGGTGCCGATGACCCTCGGCCAGGAATTCCGCGCCTTCGCCACCACGCTTGGTGAAGACCTTGAGCACCTGCGCCTGATCGCGCCGCAGCTGCTGGTCGAAGTGAACCTCGGCGGCACCGCCATCGGTACCGGCATCAACGCTGACCCGAACTATCAGGCCCTGGCCGTGCAACGCCTGGCGACCATCAGTGGGCATCCGCTGAAACCCGCTGCCGACCTCATCGAAGCCACCTCTGACATGGGCGCCTTCGTCACCTTCTCGAGCATGCTCAAGCGTCTGGCGGTCAAGCTGTCGAAGATCTGCAACGACCTGCGCTTGCTCTCCAGCGGCCCGCGTACCGGCATCAACGAGATCAACCTGCCGCCACGCCAGCCGGGCAGTTCGATCATGCCGGGCAAGGTCAACCCAGTGATCCCGGAGGCGGTCAACCAAGTCGCCTTCGAGGTGATCGGCAACGATCTGTCGCTGACCATCGCCGCCGAAGCCGGCCAGCTGCAGCTCAACGTCATGGAGCCGCTGATCGCCTTCAAACTGTTCGATTCGATCCGCCTGCTGCAGCGCGCCATGGACATGCTGCGCGAGCATTGCATCGTCGGCATCACGGCGAACGAGGATCGCTGCCGCGAGCTGATGGAGAACTCCATCGGCCTGATCACCGCGCTGAACCCCTACATCGGCTACGAGAATGCCACCCGCATCGCCGGCCAGGCGCTGCTCAGCGGTCGCGGCGTGCTGGAGCTGGTGCGCGAGGAACAACTGCTGGACGACGCCACCCTGGACGACATCCTGCGCCCGGAGAATATGATTGCGCCGCGGCTGGTGCCGCTAAAGGGCTGACGGCATACCGCCTACGTGCTGCTTGCCCCACGGCTTCCGCGAGCGGGTATGCCGGATCGGATGAAGGCTATAACGCCCGCGCTGACTCAAAGCGCGGGCTTTTTTTGCTCAGCCCATAGCGGCAGAGATGATCATGCACCAACCACAGCCAGAACCGTGATACGGCACAAATCACCGCTTACAGGCCTTGCGTAGAATCCGCCGATTCTTCGGAGGCCCCATGCGCACACTACTCGCCGTTACCATGTTGCTCAGCTCTTTCGTTGCCGCGCCGCTCGCTCAAGCGGAGCTTCCGCAGGGCTACGAAGTAGTGCTGCAAACCGAGAACTTCCCGCCTTTCAACATGGCCGACGACGGCAAAAACTTCGCGCGCGAGCAGAACATCCAAGGCGTCAGCGCGACCACCGTTCGGGAAATGTTCAAGCGCGCCGGCATCGCCTACTCGATGACGCTGCGCTTTCCTTGGGATCGCATCTATCAGTCGACGCTCGATCTGCCCGACCACGGCCTGTTCTCCACGTCCATGACCGATGAGCGCCGACCACTATTCAAATGGGTCGGCCCCATAGCC is a window from the Pseudomonas sp. MTM4 genome containing:
- a CDS encoding aspartate ammonia-lyase, whose translation is MSSAASFRLEKDLLGSLEVPADAYYGIQTLRAVHNFRLSGVPLAHYPKLVVALAMVKQAAADANRELGHLSDAKHLAISQACAQLIRGDFHDQFVVDMIQGGAGTSTNMNANEVIANLALEYMGHAKGEYRHLHPNNDVNMAQSTNDAYPTAIRLGLLLGHDTLLASLDSLVGAFADKGAEFAHVLKMGRTQLQDAVPMTLGQEFRAFATTLGEDLEHLRLIAPQLLVEVNLGGTAIGTGINADPNYQALAVQRLATISGHPLKPAADLIEATSDMGAFVTFSSMLKRLAVKLSKICNDLRLLSSGPRTGINEINLPPRQPGSSIMPGKVNPVIPEAVNQVAFEVIGNDLSLTIAAEAGQLQLNVMEPLIAFKLFDSIRLLQRAMDMLREHCIVGITANEDRCRELMENSIGLITALNPYIGYENATRIAGQALLSGRGVLELVREEQLLDDATLDDILRPENMIAPRLVPLKG